A DNA window from Boseongicola sp. contains the following coding sequences:
- a CDS encoding NADH-quinone oxidoreductase subunit A (Catalyzes the transfer of electrons from NADH to quinone), whose protein sequence is MDDLLREYLPILVFLALAIGLGLVLILAAVLVAPSDPDPEKLSAYECGFNAFDDARMKFDVRFYLVAILFIIFDLEIAFLFPWAVAFGGLSDVAFWSMMVFLTVLTVGFAYEWKKGAMDWE, encoded by the coding sequence GTGGACGATCTATTGCGGGAGTATCTGCCGATTCTGGTTTTTCTGGCTCTGGCCATTGGACTTGGGTTGGTTTTGATTTTGGCGGCGGTTCTTGTGGCCCCAAGCGATCCTGATCCCGAGAAGCTGAGCGCCTATGAGTGCGGGTTCAACGCTTTTGATGATGCGCGGATGAAATTCGATGTGCGTTTTTACCTTGTCGCGATCCTGTTCATTATCTTTGATCTTGAGATTGCCTTTTTGTTCCCCTGGGCCGTGGCCTTCGGAGGGCTAAGCGACGTCGCTTTCTGGTCTATGATGGTTTTTCTGACCGTTTTGACGGTTGGATTTGCCTATGAGTGGAAAAAAGGCGCGATGGACTGGGAGTAA
- a CDS encoding HAD-IA family hydrolase, which translates to MKTVVFDLDGTLADTSGDLIAAANACFRGLGHGDMLDPEADQLTAFHGGRAMLRLGFLRLSGEFGEADIDAQFPHLLDYYDQNIDVFTVLYPGAIEAVKWLRAEKFALAICTNKPEWLAEKLLTRLGVRGLFDSLIGADTLATRKPDVAPYRASVERAGGDVGRSLLIGDTETDVKTARAAGVPVVLVGFGPEGPEVARLQPDHLIENYGELSGVITDLMP; encoded by the coding sequence ATGAAAACCGTTGTTTTCGATCTGGATGGAACCCTTGCGGACACAAGTGGCGATTTAATCGCGGCTGCGAATGCCTGTTTTCGGGGGCTTGGGCACGGGGACATGTTGGACCCTGAAGCGGACCAGTTGACCGCATTTCACGGCGGAAGAGCGATGTTGCGACTTGGCTTTTTGCGACTTTCGGGGGAATTTGGCGAGGCGGACATCGACGCGCAGTTTCCGCATCTTTTGGACTATTACGATCAAAATATAGACGTTTTTACAGTGCTTTACCCGGGGGCTATTGAGGCCGTCAAATGGTTGCGGGCCGAGAAGTTTGCCTTGGCGATTTGCACAAATAAGCCAGAATGGCTGGCGGAGAAGCTTTTGACTCGGCTGGGCGTTCGGGGTTTGTTTGATAGCCTGATTGGGGCGGACACATTGGCGACCCGTAAGCCGGATGTCGCACCTTATCGGGCCTCGGTTGAGCGGGCCGGAGGGGATGTTGGCCGATCTTTGCTGATTGGTGATACGGAAACCGATGTGAAGACCGCGCGGGCCGCAGGGGTGCCGGTGGTATTGGTGGGATTTGGGCCGGAAGGTCCGGAGGTTGCACGCCTGCAACCGGATCATCTTATTGAAAACTATGGCGAATTAAGTGGAGTGATTACCGATCTGATGCCTTAA
- the glmU gene encoding bifunctional UDP-N-acetylglucosamine diphosphorylase/glucosamine-1-phosphate N-acetyltransferase GlmU codes for MPLHLIVLAAGEGTRMASDQPKVLHQIAGAPMIAHTLSTADGMEVGTRVVITGHGGDAVKAALNEMDPDIQVVEQEQRNGTAHAATMATDALTGATGNVAIMNGDNPLITAETLAKMIETRQAGADLVVLGFHVHRPNRYGHLVHDGDQLQRIVEWKDATEDERALTLCNSGLYVGEAQTLLRLAKSVQNDNEAREFYLTDIVALANAEGLKVASVTCPEAEALGVNSRTELAAAEAAFQASARQSALENGVTLQAPDTVHFAMDTHIGRDAVIEPNVYFGPGVTIETGAHIRAFSHLEGCHVGKGAIVGPYTRLRPGAELSNDAKIGNFVEIKNAHIGDGAKVNHLSYVGDASVGAATNIGAGTVTCNYDGVSKHHTEIGERVFIGSNTLMVAPVTIGDDAITATGSVISKNVPPGDLAIARAKQDNKPGFAIRLFKKMRAANAAKNKG; via the coding sequence ATGCCCCTACACCTTATTGTTCTCGCCGCTGGCGAAGGCACGCGCATGGCGTCCGATCAGCCCAAGGTGCTGCATCAGATCGCAGGTGCCCCAATGATCGCCCATACACTGTCCACCGCTGACGGTATGGAGGTCGGCACGCGCGTCGTCATCACAGGCCATGGCGGTGATGCTGTTAAGGCCGCCCTCAACGAGATGGATCCCGACATCCAAGTCGTCGAACAGGAACAGCGCAACGGCACCGCCCACGCCGCAACCATGGCCACTGATGCGCTTACTGGGGCAACCGGCAACGTCGCCATCATGAACGGCGACAATCCTCTGATCACCGCCGAAACTCTGGCGAAAATGATCGAGACCCGCCAGGCCGGAGCCGACCTCGTCGTTCTCGGCTTTCACGTCCACCGACCCAACCGCTACGGCCACCTGGTCCACGACGGCGATCAGTTGCAGCGTATTGTCGAATGGAAAGACGCAACCGAAGATGAGCGCGCCCTAACCCTTTGTAATTCCGGCCTTTATGTGGGCGAAGCCCAAACCTTACTCCGCCTCGCGAAATCAGTTCAGAACGATAACGAAGCCCGGGAATTCTACCTGACCGATATCGTCGCACTGGCCAACGCCGAAGGCCTGAAAGTCGCCTCCGTCACCTGCCCCGAAGCCGAAGCCCTTGGCGTCAACTCCCGCACCGAACTGGCTGCCGCCGAGGCTGCATTCCAAGCCAGCGCCCGCCAGTCGGCCCTTGAAAACGGCGTCACCTTGCAAGCCCCCGATACCGTCCATTTTGCCATGGACACCCACATCGGCCGCGACGCGGTGATCGAACCCAACGTCTACTTCGGCCCCGGCGTCACCATCGAAACCGGCGCCCACATTCGCGCCTTCAGCCACCTCGAAGGGTGTCATGTTGGCAAAGGCGCAATTGTCGGCCCATACACCCGCCTGCGCCCGGGCGCGGAACTGTCCAACGACGCCAAGATTGGCAATTTCGTCGAGATCAAGAACGCCCACATCGGCGACGGCGCAAAAGTGAATCATCTCTCCTATGTCGGCGACGCTTCGGTTGGCGCGGCCACAAACATCGGCGCAGGCACCGTCACCTGCAATTATGATGGCGTCTCGAAACACCATACCGAGATCGGCGAACGAGTTTTCATCGGCTCAAACACCCTCATGGTCGCCCCCGTCACTATTGGCGACGACGCCATAACCGCCACAGGCTCGGTCATAAGCAAAAACGTCCCCCCCGGCGATCTTGCCATCGCGCGGGCCAAGCAAGACAATAAACCGGGTTTCGCCATCCGCCTGTTCAAAAAGATGCGCGCAGCTAACGCTGCGAAAAACAAAGGATAA